In Agrococcus jenensis, the genomic window CATCCGGCAGGATCCCGCGCAGCACGGCGAGGACGTGGTCGCCTGGATCATGACGGCGCTCGCCGAGCATCCGCACGGCCGGCCCGTCACCGAGCCTGACCGCAGCCACACGAGCTACGCGCCCGTGCTCGTCATCCGCTCGTCGACGGGTGCGCCGCCGGCCTGAGGCGCGAGCGCCGCCGCGGCTCGCGCCGCCTGCGCGACGGCCACCTCGGCGGGCGAGCCCGCCGCGACGAGCCGCCCGCGGTCCAGCAGCAGCGCGCGGTCGGCTCGCGCGAGGCTCGCGCGGTCGTGGGTGGCGACCACGACGACCGCGCCCTGCCAAGCCCGCTCGGCGAGCGCGGCGTCGATGCGGTCGCGCGCGTCGACGTCGGCGGCCGCAGCCGGCTCGTCGAGCAGCAGCAGCGGCGCGTCCTGCACGAGGCCCTGCGCGACGAGGACGCGCTGCCGCTGCCCGCCCGACATCGCGCCGAGCTGCCGGTGCGCCTCGCCGCGCATCCCCACCGCGTCGAGCGCGGCGTCCACCCGTCGGCGGCCGTGCGGGCCGACCCGCCGCAGGGGCCCCAGCTCGCGCCACAGCCCCATCTCGACGGCCTGCCTGCCGGTCAGCGGCAGCCGGTCGTCGCCCCCGGTGCGCTGCACGACGAGCGCTCGCGCGTCGGGGAGCCCCGCCATCGCGCCCGTCGTCGGCGCGACGATGCCGGCCAGCACCTCGAGGAGCGTCGACTTGCCGGAGCCGTTGCCGCCGACCACGGCCGTCACGACCCCGGCGGGCAGCTCGCAGTCGAGGGCGTCGAGGGCGGTGACGTCGCCCCGCCGGACGACGAGGTCGGTGACGCGGATGCCGGTCGAGCCGGAGGTCGGGAGGGCGGATGCTGTGCTCATGCCCCCGATTGTACTTTGAGAATCATTATCGTTATCTTGCTGACATGCCCTGGTCCTTCGAGCTGCTGCTCGCGCCGTTCGAGACGAGCTTCTTCGCGCGGGCGCTCCTCGGCGGCGCGCTCGCCGCGTGCATCTGCGCCGTCGCCGGCGCGTGGGTGGTGGCGCGGGGCATGGCGTTCCTCGGCGAGGCGCTCGGCCACGGGATGCTGCCGGGCGTCGCGATCGCGACCATCGTCGGCGGCTCGCCCCTCGTCGGCGCGGCCGCGAGCGCCGCCGCGATGGCCGTCGGCATCGGCTGGCTCACGCGCCGCGCGCGGCTGCGGGACGACACCGCCATCGGCATCGCCTTCGTCGGCATGCTCGCGCTCGGCGTCGTCATCGTGTCGCACTCGGGCAGCTTCGCGACCGACGCGACCGCGATCCTCTTCGGCGACGTCCTGGCGATTCGCGAGGCGGAGCTGCTCGCCCTCGCGATCGGCCTCGGCGCGACCGCCGCGCTCGCCGCCCTCCTGCACCGCCCGATCCTGGCGCTCGCCTTCGACGAGCGGATCGCGACCACGCTGCGGCTGCGCCCCGGCATCGCGCGGGTCGGCCTCGCAGCCCTCATCACGATCGCCGT contains:
- a CDS encoding metal ABC transporter ATP-binding protein, which codes for MSTASALPTSGSTGIRVTDLVVRRGDVTALDALDCELPAGVVTAVVGGNGSGKSTLLEVLAGIVAPTTGAMAGLPDARALVVQRTGGDDRLPLTGRQAVEMGLWRELGPLRRVGPHGRRRVDAALDAVGMRGEAHRQLGAMSGGQRQRVLVAQGLVQDAPLLLLDEPAAAADVDARDRIDAALAERAWQGAVVVVATHDRASLARADRALLLDRGRLVAAGSPAEVAVAQAARAAAALAPQAGGAPVDERMTSTGA
- the aztB gene encoding zinc ABC transporter permease AztB, with protein sequence MPWSFELLLAPFETSFFARALLGGALAACICAVAGAWVVARGMAFLGEALGHGMLPGVAIATIVGGSPLVGAAASAAAMAVGIGWLTRRARLRDDTAIGIAFVGMLALGVVIVSHSGSFATDATAILFGDVLAIREAELLALAIGLGATAALAALLHRPILALAFDERIATTLRLRPGIARVGLAALITIAVVASYQAVGTLLVVALLVAPPAAAAVWSRSIVGGMLGGAAIGSAAVAAGLIGSWHLGTAAGASIAIAAVLAFAASSALRALVDLRPRDGARFAAPTPTDGAPARASERSAA